A genomic segment from Chitinophaga flava encodes:
- a CDS encoding NAD-dependent epimerase/dehydratase family protein: MKAKRVFILGTTGYIGGSLAVYLLERGYQVNSLVRKQTDVALVQQLGVHATAGILLENPDLPALFETADIIINVSDSDDPFMVAAILDALEGSGKTFIHTSGGGILGDKAEGQYAGEVVYTDIPENPLLERAGRVAIDKAVLAAAQRGIRSMVICPTLVYGKGLGLKKESDQIPTLIREAKKRNKAVMVGKGVTLTSNVHVMDLIALYELALEKGTAGSFYYAENGQTSFYAIAERINQVLGLDGEITSLSIQEAIRTWGPAMAHFGMGSNILASAEKARKELGWQPVHNNLLEEIGL, from the coding sequence ATGAAAGCGAAGCGTGTATTTATTCTGGGAACGACAGGATATATCGGTGGCTCACTGGCAGTTTATCTGTTGGAGAGAGGTTATCAGGTGAATAGTCTGGTGAGGAAACAGACAGACGTGGCATTAGTACAACAGTTGGGAGTACATGCAACTGCTGGAATACTGCTGGAAAATCCTGATTTGCCGGCTCTTTTTGAAACGGCAGATATTATCATTAATGTCTCCGATTCCGATGATCCCTTTATGGTGGCGGCTATCCTCGATGCACTCGAAGGAAGTGGAAAAACATTTATCCACACTTCCGGAGGCGGTATTCTTGGTGATAAGGCCGAAGGACAATATGCCGGCGAGGTAGTATATACAGACATCCCGGAAAACCCTTTGCTGGAGAGGGCCGGACGTGTAGCGATTGACAAGGCTGTACTGGCTGCTGCACAACGGGGCATACGCAGCATGGTGATCTGTCCTACGCTGGTATATGGTAAAGGGCTGGGTCTTAAAAAGGAAAGTGATCAGATACCTACCTTGATAAGAGAAGCAAAAAAAAGAAATAAGGCTGTGATGGTAGGTAAGGGCGTGACGCTTACTTCCAATGTGCATGTCATGGACCTGATCGCCTTGTACGAGCTGGCTTTGGAAAAAGGCACAGCAGGCTCTTTCTATTATGCGGAAAACGGGCAGACTTCTTTTTATGCTATTGCTGAAAGAATTAATCAGGTTTTAGGATTGGATGGGGAGATAACATCACTGTCCATCCAGGAGGCGATTCGGACCTGGGGGCCTGCCATGGCTCATTTTGGTATGGGTTCTAATATTCTTGCCAGTGCAGAAAAGGCACGTAAGGAGCTGGGATGGCAGCCTGTTCACAATAATCTTCTGGAAGAAATCGGGTTGTAA
- a CDS encoding GNAT family N-acetyltransferase: MTEILRTKRLIIQPISIADAAFIYTLVNTDAWKRFIGDRHVNTLDDAISYIDRVMENPATDFKVVRRLEDQCRVGIVTLIKRTYLPHHDIGFAFLPLYAGMGYAYEAAYALMEDVKNDPAHTHILATTVPGNERSIHLLEKLGLKFRDTLSLNGEKLLLYRRRF, from the coding sequence ATGACGGAAATACTGCGAACCAAACGACTCATCATACAACCTATCAGCATTGCTGATGCTGCTTTCATCTATACTTTAGTCAACACCGATGCCTGGAAACGGTTTATCGGCGACAGACACGTCAACACACTCGATGATGCCATCAGCTATATCGACCGTGTAATGGAAAACCCTGCCACCGATTTCAAAGTAGTCAGAAGACTGGAAGATCAGTGTCGGGTTGGTATCGTCACCCTGATCAAACGAACATATCTGCCTCATCATGATATCGGCTTTGCCTTCCTGCCACTGTACGCCGGAATGGGCTATGCCTATGAAGCAGCATACGCCCTGATGGAAGATGTAAAAAACGATCCCGCCCATACCCACATACTGGCCACCACCGTACCCGGCAATGAACGGTCTATCCATCTACTGGAAAAACTGGGATTGAAATTCAGAGACACACTATCTCTCAATGGGGAAAAGCTGTTGTTATACCGGCGCCGGTTTTAG
- a CDS encoding BrxA/BrxB family bacilliredoxin, producing MPYSPLLIKPFKEELTEAGVQELLTAADVDKAMDQDGTTLVVINSVCGCAAGTARPAIRLMIENGSKKPDRILTVFAGQDLEATARFRQHISDIPPSSPSIAMFKDRELVMFIPKHRIEGRDAMSLANDLKDIMEEFV from the coding sequence ATGCCCTACTCTCCTTTGTTAATAAAACCTTTTAAAGAAGAATTGACCGAAGCAGGTGTACAGGAACTGCTAACCGCAGCTGATGTAGACAAAGCCATGGACCAGGATGGCACTACGCTGGTGGTTATCAACAGCGTTTGTGGTTGCGCTGCCGGAACTGCCCGTCCAGCTATTAGATTGATGATCGAAAATGGAAGTAAAAAACCAGATCGTATTCTAACTGTATTCGCAGGACAAGATCTGGAAGCTACCGCCCGCTTTCGACAACACATCTCTGATATTCCTCCTTCATCTCCATCCATTGCGATGTTTAAAGACCGGGAACTGGTCATGTTCATCCCCAAACACAGAATAGAAGGCCGTGACGCAATGTCACTCGCCAACGACCTGAAGGACATCATGGAAGAATTTGTATAA
- a CDS encoding ABC transporter permease has translation MLNSHFRIAIRNLWKHKAFSVINIAGLALGMACSLLILLWVQDEKKVDAFHANGPRLYSVYEKMFHEGLIDAGYATPGLLAEELKRSMPEVEKASGMGWSSTNSFAAGDKILKEEGRAAGTDFFEMFSYPLVEGSVQEALSAPENIAISRRMAVAFFGSAAKAIHQTIRYDNHRDFTISAVFEDLPANVSQRFDFLLNWEAMKQENDWITDWGNNGPETIIMLRPGADVAKLEQKITNFLQDYNRHSAAFHSELGLQRYDERYLHGRFENGQISGGRITYIKLFSLVAVFILLIACINFMNLTTARSSKRLKEIGVRKVLGAVRGQLVRQFIGEAVLTAVCAAFLAVLVVLLVMPGFNTLTGKQMSLPIHLPLFWGALALLTLFTGIISGSYPALFLSGFSPIKVLKGTLSQKAGSSWFRKGLVTFQFVLSIILIISTILISRQISYIQDSNLGYDRVNLVYIPIDGELSNQKDVFRQEALNTPGVVAVTRMLGNPTSLDSRTSGIDWEGRNPTTKSYFTHSTVGYDYISTMHLQMAQGRDFSREFATDSVGYIVNETAAKKIGYKDPVGKPLTFWGKRGHIIGVVKDFNYQSLHNTIEPLVLRLDNSNASGVFGTFQAGTFLVRIQPGKARQVLAGLEQLCRKLNPRFPFSYQFADEEYTRLYKSEQVTGRLSVIFAVLAIFISCLGLLGLSVFTAEQRAKEISIRKVMGASAASLFGLLSSGFLSLVAIAFLIAAPIAWWAMHVWLQQFAYKTGISWWIFVLSGMIAVLIALGTISFQAIKTININLVKSLRGE, from the coding sequence ATGCTTAACAGTCATTTCAGGATCGCGATCAGAAACCTGTGGAAACACAAGGCCTTTTCTGTCATTAATATTGCGGGATTAGCTTTGGGCATGGCTTGCAGCCTGTTGATCCTCTTATGGGTACAGGACGAAAAAAAGGTAGATGCTTTTCATGCCAACGGGCCCCGGTTGTATAGTGTATACGAAAAAATGTTTCATGAGGGCCTCATTGATGCCGGCTATGCCACCCCTGGCTTGCTGGCAGAAGAGCTGAAACGTTCTATGCCGGAGGTAGAAAAAGCGTCCGGCATGGGATGGTCCAGTACCAACTCTTTTGCCGCAGGAGATAAAATATTGAAAGAAGAAGGTCGTGCAGCCGGCACTGACTTTTTTGAGATGTTCAGCTATCCATTGGTGGAAGGTAGTGTACAGGAAGCTTTGTCAGCTCCCGAAAACATTGCTATCTCCCGCAGGATGGCCGTGGCTTTCTTTGGCAGCGCGGCAAAGGCTATTCATCAGACTATCCGGTATGATAACCACCGCGACTTTACCATCAGCGCCGTGTTTGAAGACCTGCCAGCCAATGTTTCACAGCGGTTTGACTTCCTGCTCAACTGGGAAGCCATGAAACAGGAAAACGACTGGATCACCGACTGGGGCAATAACGGACCAGAGACAATTATCATGCTGCGTCCCGGCGCCGACGTTGCAAAGCTGGAACAGAAAATCACCAACTTTCTACAGGATTACAACCGGCACAGCGCAGCCTTCCATAGTGAACTGGGCCTGCAACGTTATGATGAAAGATATCTTCATGGCCGCTTTGAAAACGGACAAATCAGTGGAGGCCGCATCACCTATATAAAATTATTCAGCCTGGTGGCAGTGTTTATCCTCCTGATCGCCTGCATCAACTTTATGAACCTGACAACTGCCCGTTCTTCCAAAAGGCTGAAAGAGATAGGCGTACGTAAAGTACTGGGAGCCGTTCGCGGACAACTGGTGCGCCAGTTCATCGGAGAAGCCGTGCTGACAGCCGTTTGCGCGGCTTTCCTAGCAGTATTGGTGGTATTGCTCGTGATGCCGGGGTTCAATACCCTCACCGGCAAACAGATGTCCCTGCCTATTCATCTGCCGCTGTTCTGGGGCGCCCTCGCTTTGCTGACATTATTCACCGGTATCATCTCCGGCAGCTACCCAGCGCTGTTCCTGTCAGGCTTCAGCCCCATTAAAGTACTGAAAGGTACCCTGTCACAAAAGGCCGGCAGCAGCTGGTTCAGAAAGGGACTGGTAACTTTTCAGTTCGTACTGTCCATTATCCTCATCATCTCCACGATATTAATTTCAAGACAGATCAGCTATATCCAGGACTCCAACCTGGGATATGACCGGGTAAATCTGGTGTATATACCGATAGATGGAGAGCTGAGCAATCAGAAAGATGTGTTCAGACAGGAAGCGCTCAACACCCCTGGTGTGGTGGCCGTTACCCGCATGCTGGGCAATCCTACCAGCCTGGACAGCCGTACCAGCGGTATTGACTGGGAAGGCAGAAACCCTACTACCAAATCTTACTTCACCCATTCTACAGTAGGTTATGATTATATTTCCACTATGCATCTTCAGATGGCGCAGGGGCGCGATTTCTCCAGAGAATTTGCCACTGATTCTGTGGGCTATATTGTGAATGAAACCGCTGCGAAAAAAATCGGTTACAAAGACCCTGTCGGCAAACCACTCACCTTTTGGGGTAAACGCGGACATATCATCGGCGTGGTAAAAGACTTTAATTACCAATCGTTGCATAATACGATAGAGCCACTTGTATTACGGCTGGACAACAGCAATGCCTCCGGCGTATTCGGCACCTTCCAGGCAGGGACTTTTCTGGTGAGGATACAACCAGGTAAAGCCCGGCAGGTGCTGGCCGGTCTGGAACAGCTATGCCGTAAGCTGAATCCCAGATTCCCTTTCAGCTATCAGTTTGCAGATGAAGAATATACCCGGCTGTATAAAAGTGAGCAGGTGACCGGCCGGCTGTCGGTGATCTTTGCAGTGCTGGCGATCTTTATTTCCTGTCTGGGGCTACTGGGACTGTCTGTATTCACAGCGGAACAACGGGCCAAAGAAATCAGCATCCGTAAGGTGATGGGGGCCAGTGCAGCGTCCTTGTTTGGTTTGCTGTCATCCGGTTTTCTGTCGCTGGTAGCCATCGCCTTCCTGATAGCGGCTCCGATAGCCTGGTGGGCCATGCATGTCTGGTTACAGCAGTTTGCCTATAAAACAGGCATCAGCTGGTGGATATTTGTATTATCCGGCATGATTGCTGTGCTGATTGCATTGGGAACTATTAGTTTTCAGGCTATTAAGACGATTAACATCAATCTGGTGAAAAGCCTGAGAGGTGAATAA
- a CDS encoding Crp/Fnr family transcriptional regulator: MFHPFIQHLKNYIAVQDTDADSILSFTDTIELKKKQNLFAEGQLCRANYFVVKGCLRMFFIDDKGTEQTTHFAIENWWLTDHMSLLSRRPTDFCLQAVEKSIVLAINNDVYEGLIRQFPAIESYFRIMHQRALAASQYRIKYLHDFSKEEAYEHFSKNEPAFAQRIPQYLLASYLGFTPEYLSELRKKRKS, from the coding sequence ATGTTTCATCCCTTTATTCAACATCTGAAAAATTATATCGCTGTCCAGGATACTGATGCAGACAGTATACTAAGTTTTACAGATACCATTGAATTAAAGAAAAAGCAAAATCTCTTTGCAGAAGGACAGCTTTGCAGGGCCAACTATTTTGTAGTGAAAGGTTGTCTGAGAATGTTTTTTATTGATGATAAGGGAACAGAGCAAACCACCCATTTTGCTATTGAGAACTGGTGGCTGACAGATCATATGTCTTTACTCAGTCGGCGGCCAACGGATTTTTGTTTGCAAGCAGTAGAAAAGAGTATCGTGCTTGCTATCAATAATGATGTGTATGAGGGCCTGATAAGGCAGTTTCCGGCCATTGAATCCTATTTCAGGATTATGCATCAACGGGCGCTGGCTGCTTCTCAATACAGGATCAAATATTTGCACGATTTTTCCAAGGAAGAGGCATATGAGCATTTCAGTAAGAATGAACCAGCTTTTGCACAGCGGATTCCTCAGTACCTGCTGGCATCTTATTTGGGCTTTACTCCTGAATATTTAAGTGAATTACGAAAGAAACGAAAATCTTAA
- a CDS encoding carboxymuconolactone decarboxylase family protein has translation MEQRMNLAAVQPAAYEALRGLEKYLHTTQLSEIEKGLIKVRASQINHCAYCINLHTVDAVRDGENAQRLFLLDAWKETNLFSEEEKIMLQLTEEITLIHQHGVAADTYNKALTILGETKLAQVLMAVIAINAWNRLAITAEMGFSVKL, from the coding sequence ATGGAACAAAGAATGAATCTCGCTGCGGTGCAGCCTGCGGCTTATGAAGCACTGAGGGGCCTTGAAAAATATTTACATACTACCCAGTTGTCTGAGATAGAAAAAGGATTGATAAAGGTACGTGCTTCACAAATCAATCACTGTGCTTACTGTATCAATTTACATACAGTGGATGCAGTCCGTGATGGTGAAAATGCCCAAAGGCTTTTCCTGTTGGATGCATGGAAGGAAACCAATCTTTTTTCTGAAGAAGAAAAAATCATGTTGCAGCTCACCGAAGAAATTACGCTCATCCATCAGCATGGAGTGGCTGCAGATACGTACAACAAAGCCCTTACTATTTTAGGTGAAACGAAACTGGCGCAGGTGCTCATGGCAGTTATCGCCATCAATGCCTGGAACAGGCTGGCGATTACTGCTGAGATGGGCTTTTCCGTGAAGTTATAA
- a CDS encoding TolB-like translocation protein produces the protein MKRMLLGSFVLILFSTAILLFQISCKKSADAEPGSNTGGNGSNGSNGSAYTLPPATATTLGGVIVGNGLSVSPTGVLSVNGAGGAATQLNKLAFIKYTPETGEEIWLVNYDGTGQKKVNITLGADQSIINDVRLSPDGKKVFFVVETLYPATPGRRKHDIYGCDVDGSNLKKVYDLPAGNGPSIDLGGAY, from the coding sequence ATGAAAAGAATGTTATTAGGATCGTTTGTTTTAATCCTTTTTTCCACCGCTATTTTACTATTTCAGATCAGTTGTAAAAAATCTGCCGATGCTGAACCGGGAAGCAATACGGGTGGTAATGGAAGTAACGGTAGTAACGGTAGTGCATATACGCTTCCTCCTGCTACAGCCACAACCTTAGGCGGTGTGATCGTGGGTAATGGTCTGAGTGTAAGCCCGACAGGAGTCCTTTCTGTAAATGGTGCAGGTGGTGCTGCCACACAGCTTAACAAACTGGCGTTTATAAAGTATACACCCGAAACTGGTGAGGAAATATGGCTGGTGAACTACGATGGCACCGGACAAAAAAAGGTAAATATTACGCTGGGAGCCGACCAGAGCATCATTAACGATGTACGTTTATCACCGGATGGCAAAAAAGTATTCTTTGTAGTGGAAACGCTTTATCCTGCTACTCCTGGCCGTAGGAAGCATGATATCTACGGTTGTGATGTGGATGGCAGCAACTTGAAGAAAGTATATGATCTGCCGGCAGGTAATGGTCCTTCTATTGATCTGGGAGGAGCTTATTAA
- a CDS encoding M3 family metallopeptidase yields MRKGAYASFLCFFVAIVTPAAAQQKESFTDFHVDFTRFFPSLSEEQASRQRLMDSVKTFQTDTVWNRNNLIARLDRSEQLQVSLQRHYLYRKLAAWGNIKDSAAKADMNQLSSSIGVLETFVNNALQRPAVIAAAASVQDQTALKKYDYRLRQAREKAVHTPAVRDQELIDKLVDPVLDGLIDRYDRLMDKVKGEPVITPSGDTLEPVSKRSVLLKHPDAAVRAAGARAYSRAYAQHGELLAATLIDIVRHGNNLAGVYNYVNAPQKAYAGRLQLTDTSVKALLDEMMKHAAVVKDYQRLQAAQLMKQKGLTSVHSWDLSLPTGWNPPAQSFASTRRTILKALSPLGKEYVSHYSWLLDPQQGALDLSGGPNRQTEFTSLGYPGVPVSVYMKEYDGSLKAALVLIHEGGHAIHRKLMGEGVTVPSYSRGPNFLFESFAMLNQLLLLDELIQQAATREEKIFYTKRLTDYLAFELFTSAVEGTFEEQLYEGVAAGKINNQQDIDSLYTGIASAYSIYTANEPESSTEWINKRLLFDDPLYNVNYLYAVLVACKLLDMSHQDARFAEKYVAMLRHGFDAPANELLQHYMGFSLDHGHLLNGALRLMQDKTQALRGYYDQQ; encoded by the coding sequence ATGAGAAAAGGAGCGTATGCCAGCTTCCTCTGTTTTTTTGTAGCGATTGTCACCCCTGCTGCTGCACAGCAAAAAGAATCCTTTACTGACTTTCATGTTGATTTCACTCGTTTCTTCCCCTCTCTGTCTGAAGAGCAGGCGTCCAGGCAACGGTTAATGGACAGTGTGAAGACCTTTCAGACAGATACGGTCTGGAACCGGAATAATCTGATAGCCCGGCTGGACAGATCGGAACAGCTGCAGGTTTCTTTACAGCGACATTATCTGTATCGCAAACTGGCGGCCTGGGGAAACATAAAAGACAGCGCAGCCAAGGCAGATATGAACCAGCTAAGCAGCAGTATCGGCGTGCTGGAGACCTTTGTCAACAATGCATTGCAGCGGCCGGCGGTAATAGCAGCAGCTGCTTCGGTACAAGACCAGACTGCCCTGAAAAAATATGATTATCGTTTACGACAAGCCCGGGAAAAAGCAGTCCACACACCTGCTGTACGGGACCAGGAACTGATTGATAAGCTGGTAGATCCGGTGCTGGATGGACTGATAGACCGGTATGACCGCCTGATGGACAAGGTAAAAGGAGAGCCTGTTATCACGCCGTCCGGCGATACGCTGGAACCAGTCAGCAAAAGATCCGTGTTGCTGAAACATCCGGATGCGGCGGTAAGGGCCGCCGGAGCCCGTGCCTACAGCCGTGCTTACGCCCAACATGGGGAGCTGCTGGCCGCCACCCTGATTGATATTGTCAGACATGGCAACAACCTGGCTGGTGTGTACAACTATGTCAATGCTCCGCAAAAGGCCTATGCTGGCCGTTTACAGCTGACAGATACCAGTGTGAAGGCTTTGCTGGATGAAATGATGAAACATGCAGCGGTAGTGAAAGACTATCAACGTTTGCAGGCGGCACAGCTCATGAAACAGAAAGGGCTCACCTCTGTGCATAGTTGGGACCTGTCTTTACCTACCGGATGGAACCCGCCAGCACAGTCATTTGCCAGTACACGCCGTACTATACTGAAAGCGTTGTCTCCCCTGGGAAAAGAGTATGTGTCTCACTACAGCTGGCTGCTCGATCCGCAGCAGGGAGCCCTGGACCTCTCCGGAGGTCCCAACCGTCAGACAGAATTTACTTCGCTGGGTTATCCGGGTGTACCCGTCTCGGTGTATATGAAAGAATATGACGGCAGCCTGAAGGCTGCACTGGTACTGATTCACGAAGGAGGGCATGCTATCCATCGCAAACTTATGGGCGAAGGGGTGACTGTTCCTTCGTATAGTCGTGGTCCCAATTTCCTATTCGAATCATTTGCCATGCTCAACCAACTACTGTTGCTGGATGAACTGATTCAACAAGCTGCCACCAGGGAGGAAAAAATTTTTTATACCAAACGGCTGACCGACTATCTGGCGTTTGAGTTATTTACTTCCGCCGTGGAAGGTACCTTTGAAGAACAGTTGTACGAAGGCGTGGCTGCCGGTAAAATCAATAACCAGCAGGATATCGATAGTCTGTATACGGGCATTGCTTCTGCCTACAGCATTTATACGGCCAATGAGCCGGAAAGTAGTACAGAATGGATCAATAAACGACTACTCTTTGATGATCCGTTGTATAATGTCAATTACCTGTATGCGGTGCTGGTAGCATGTAAGTTGCTGGATATGTCACATCAGGATGCCCGCTTCGCGGAGAAATACGTAGCGATGTTGCGGCATGGATTCGATGCACCAGCCAACGAGCTGCTGCAGCATTATATGGGATTTTCGCTGGACCATGGCCATCTGTTGAATGGTGCACTCCGGCTGATGCAGGATAAAACACAGGCGCTACGCGGATATTATGACCAGCAATAA